CCTGGCTCAGGCGGCGATTACCCAGATGTGCCGGGAAATAATCCAGACGCAGTTCGGAAACCTGGTCCAGCACTATCGACAGCAAATACGGAAACACGAGGTCAGCCATTCTCATGATCTTAATTACCTGTTCCTGGCCAAGGAAGAATTGGGACTGTTGCAGCAGAACCGGCTTCGGATCAGCAGCCGCGTGGCCAGAGAACTGATGAAAAATATTCTGGAATCCTGGGAGCGGGATATCCATAAAAGTTATATCGCCAATTTCGGCGACAGCTTTTCCGTTCCCAGGGAGTTTTTTTTCAACCCCGTGCTGTTCGTCAACGGCGCCATAAATGATTTTTTCATGCTCAGGGAATATGTTCTGCTGGGCCATCGCACGGGGGACCCGCTTCGCTATGACGCGCTGCTGGCCATGCTAAAGCAGTTTCTGGCGAGGACGCTTCCACGGGAGCAGAATGCCGCGGCGCCGCCGTCGACGGGTCGGCCCGACCAGCCGTCAGATCAGACGCCAACCATCATCGGCGAACAGGAAATCAGCGCTGAAATGGATCGGGAACTGGACGCCATCCTGTGCTGTGTGACCAATATCGACTTGCTGTTCGATTATTCCGGGACCATGGAGCGCTGGGAAAAAAAGAATAGGGGAAAACCCTCTGAAGAGGACGGGGATCGGATAAGGAAAATATCAATGGCCCAGAAACAGCGGCTTATCGATTTTTATGAAAGCTGCCGCCGGGCCGGACTGCTGGATCCGATCATGGCTTTTTACGGCATGCAGCCCATCCTTTCCGGTTACTGCCCCCCCCTGCTTCCTCATGATGTTCTCAATTTTTTCGTCAGCAAGGGGGAGCGGAAAAAAATTCTGGAAAAGCTGAAGCGGTTAAAAAGCCGGTCCGGTTACAATGTGTCGATCAAACCGCTTTTGCGGGCGGCCCGGTGGTACCGGGTCGTCAGGAAGTCAAAACGGCTGGATTACCTGTTGTCGTTTCTGCGGGGCTTTGCCACTTTCCATCGGGATTTTTGTAATTTTTCGCTGATTTCTGAAAACCTGCAGTGGGTCAACCTCCTTAATGACGACAAACGGATCAATCTTTCCCGCGTTAATCGCACCCTGTATGAATTTCTCCGCCCGGAAGAGCAGGCCCCTGAAAGCCGGCCCATCCGAAACCATGTGATTATTAAAGCCGACGTTAGGGGCTCGACGGAGATTACCAGTCAGCTGACTGAAAAGAAACTGAACCCGGCCTCTTATTTCAGCCTGAATTTTTTTGACCCCATCAATGAAATTCTTCCGGACTATAACGCCACCAAGGTGTTTATCGAAGGTGACGCGCTGATCCTTTCCATTGTCGAAAAGGAGAACACGCCCGAAGGATGGTACGCCGTGGCCAGAGCCTGCGGGCTGGCGATTCGCATCCTGCGGATCGTGAAACAATATAATGAAAAGAGCCGGCAGCACCAGCTGCCGGTGCTGGAACAGGGAATCGGCATCTGTTTTCTGGACTCGCCGCCCACTTTTCTTTTTGACGGCGACAACCGGATCATGATCTCCTGGGCCATCAACCGGGCTGACCGTCTCTCCAGCTGCCATAAAGGACTTCGCAAATATCTGGAGAAGAAGACCGACATCTTCAACCTGTTTGTCTTCATGTCGTCTCTGGCGGGAGGCGCCGCTGAAGACGCCAAATATCTCCGGTATAATGTCAACGGCATCGAACTGGACGGCTTCGCCTTCAAAAAATTGTCCCGGGAAATCGACTTGAAACAACTGGTCCTGAGCATACCGGAAGTGAGCAAGGGAAAGATCAGCGTCTATACCGGTATTTTCCCCACCCAGTCCGGTCAGTATCAGCGGATTATCGTCCGGGAGGCGATGATCCCCAAAATCCATCCCGAGACGTTCCGTCTGGAAGGAATGTCTTCGGAAAAATACTATGAAGTCTGCACCAGCCAGTTGATTTACGATCACATCAAAAACCTGGTCTGACGTCCGGCCTCGATCTCCGATTGATTTATCCCAGAATTTTTATCAGGAGCGTGAAGTAACCGAAGGCGCACCCCACCAGGCACAGGCAGGGGAGCCACAGCAATCGGTATACGGAATGGAGGGTCGCCTCGAAAAAATGGTTGGACACCAGCAGACACAGATGGACCGGTGACAGGAGTACGCCCGCAAAGCCGCAGGTGAGCGCCAGCATTACACAGGGCATCATCATCTCTGTCTGCCCCCGGGCGGCGGTCAGGGTGATCAGGATGGGGAAGGAACTGCCGACAAAAGCGACGGTGATACCGGTCAGCAGACCGACCAGAAACGGCAGGATGGCCCAGACCAGTACCAGCGGAATTTGCAGGCTGATCAGTTCGGCGCAGACAGCCGCGACCGCGCCGCTGTCCTCGAGTATTTTCTTGAAAAGCAGGATGGCGGCCATCATATAAACCATCTGATAGACATTCGGATGCGTCATGATCCGCCACACTTCTCCCGGCGGCATGCGGTTGCTTCGCCAGACCAGCCAGTTTCCGGCGCACAGGGATACGATCAGGCCCGCTTCTTTTGCCGCGGCAACGTCCTGGTCCAGGCGGGAAAAGATCCAGCCCAGGAACATACCGGCCGCGACGACCAGCAGAATGGGGCTTATTTCCTTCAGAAACGGGCCGATTTTTTTCCCGTCGGCAGCCCCGGGAGCGGCTGGCGGAAGCCGGTCTTTTTCAACCGGCACCCAGCCGATAAAAACAACGACCAGGGTGAACGGGAGCATCATGGCGACGAACCGGGCCAGATGAATTTCGGCCAGCATGGTCGCCAGAATAACGCCGGGATACATAGGCCACCAGTATTCCCAGATATGGCGGAACCAGTAATTGATGTAGCTCAAATGACCGGGCGGCAGATCGGACCGGCCGCCGATGTCCTTGACCATGGGGGCGGAAAAGATCGATCCGCCGGGCATGGGCAGGAGCCCGATAATCGCCGGGAACACCGCCAGGTTCAGCTTCGGGTTTTTGATCAGACCCCGGAAGGCGAACAGCAAGCGTTTCAACTGACCGGATTGCTCCAGGCTGTTGCTTAACGTCAGAATGAGGGCTACGACCAGGCAGAGCGCCACCGTCCGGGAATCGGTGAAGCAGTCGAAGAAGGCCGCGGCCGTGCCGGTAAAAGACAGCTGGAAGAGGACGGCCAGAAGAACGGCGCCGGCCATGAAGGCGTTGGCCAGGGAGATGTTCCGGCGGATGGCGAAAATGACGACCGCGAAGGTTATCGCTGTTTTTCCCAGAGCGGGGATTTCCGGTATCATGGTCATCACGGATGGGTGGAGACGCCGGACGGAAGTGGCTCAAACATCGTCGCCGCTTTGCTGGTAAGAAGATTGCCGATAGGAGAGCGCGGAACCGGGCGACCGGTCTCTTTTGGCCGCATTGATTTCGTTCAGCGCTTCGCGGATGCCTTTGGTCTCATGGCCGGCGATGTCATTAATGGCGGCGTATTCCTGTTTGACCGTCCAGAGTGAAAACACCCCGCCGGTTTTTTTCAGATAATCCAGAACCGTCACCTTGACAAACTGCCAGGTCTCTTTCCTCTTCTGGTTTTCCAGGGAGGTGAGTTCATCCGCGTTTTTCATCTGCTGCCGGTGAAAACGTGACATATAGTACTTCCGGATGAAGGAGATCCACAGGGTAAAGAAGGCGACGCCGGTTATCCCGCCGGCCAGATAGAGCATATCGGGCGTGGCCGGCAGACCGCTGGTCGTCAAGAGCAGGGCGGCGGCGCCGGCAGCCGGCAGGCTGATCATCAGGCCGGTCATCAGAAAGCGGAAGAAGGCCCCCCGTCGTTTTTGCCGGTAGGAAAGCAGCGCTTCCAGAAGGTGGGCCAGTCGGTTGCTGTGGGTCTCCAGAAAAGTGGCCAGGTTGTCCAGGTGGTACTGGGGCGCCTGCATCAGGGCCGTTTTCAATTCTTCCCGCTGGTTGTTGAGATGATGCAGGTACTCCGAGGCCCCGGTCTGGAGGGTTTTGGCCTGTTCGGCGGCCCGTTGCGAGTAGGTCAGCCGGATGGGGGGAATGTCCTTGCGGCCGGTGATCTGGGACAGGTTCCAGCACAGGGTGCCGTAAACCCGCAGCAAATCCACCAGGGAGGAGCATTCGTCGATCCGGTTGAGGACATACAACACCCGGTTTTCAAACGTATACACCGGCAGCGTGTCGCGGAGACTGATGTGCGCTTCCCGGACCGTTCCGGCCTTGTGCGGATCGAACAGAACCAGCACCAGGTCGGCCATGTGGGCGATATCTCCGACGACCTGCAGATAATCGTATCCCCGGTCGCGCTTGGTGATGCTGTCCAGCATGCCGGGTGTGTCGATGATCGCGAAACTTTTCAGAAACGAGGCATTAATTTTTTTCAGGCAGAAATGCGAGGCGAACTGCTGGCCGTGTTTCTTCAGGGATTCAAAAGGAAATTCCGGATCGGACAGAAGGTAGTTGCCGTCTCGCTGTTCGGT
This genomic stretch from Thermodesulfobacteriota bacterium harbors:
- a CDS encoding dynamin family protein → MNKEDDIHALQTDLLDLLANHLTPAAIRYGYSDTPLESNIKWRPLILIIGNYSSGKSTLINDFIGAEIQATGQAPTDDSFTVLTYDDSIPADKDIRVTEQRDGNYLLSDPEFPFESLKKHGQQFASHFCLKKINASFLKSFAIIDTPGMLDSITKRDRGYDYLQVVGDIAHMADLVLVLFDPHKAGTVREAHISLRDTLPVYTFENRVLYVLNRIDECSSLVDLLRVYGTLCWNLSQITGRKDIPPIRLTYSQRAAEQAKTLQTGASEYLHHLNNQREELKTALMQAPQYHLDNLATFLETHSNRLAHLLEALLSYRQKRRGAFFRFLMTGLMISLPAAGAAALLLTTSGLPATPDMLYLAGGITGVAFFTLWISFIRKYYMSRFHRQQMKNADELTSLENQKRKETWQFVKVTVLDYLKKTGGVFSLWTVKQEYAAINDIAGHETKGIREALNEINAAKRDRSPGSALSYRQSSYQQSGDDV
- a CDS encoding DUF401 family protein, which produces MIPEIPALGKTAITFAVVIFAIRRNISLANAFMAGAVLLAVLFQLSFTGTAAAFFDCFTDSRTVALCLVVALILTLSNSLEQSGQLKRLLFAFRGLIKNPKLNLAVFPAIIGLLPMPGGSIFSAPMVKDIGGRSDLPPGHLSYINYWFRHIWEYWWPMYPGVILATMLAEIHLARFVAMMLPFTLVVVFIGWVPVEKDRLPPAAPGAADGKKIGPFLKEISPILLVVAAGMFLGWIFSRLDQDVAAAKEAGLIVSLCAGNWLVWRSNRMPPGEVWRIMTHPNVYQMVYMMAAILLFKKILEDSGAVAAVCAELISLQIPLVLVWAILPFLVGLLTGITVAFVGSSFPILITLTAARGQTEMMMPCVMLALTCGFAGVLLSPVHLCLLVSNHFFEATLHSVYRLLWLPCLCLVGCAFGYFTLLIKILG